The following proteins are encoded in a genomic region of Brachypodium distachyon strain Bd21 chromosome 1, Brachypodium_distachyon_v3.0, whole genome shotgun sequence:
- the LOC100842830 gene encoding putative cell wall protein, producing MAKSASSLLILAVVVAAACFGAAAAARGVPAEKKDEVKRPETIQEGTVLIPGIGRYELGTHYRPDIGGLDHSIPAAAHGQFMPGADDTWVPNPGFEVPNPFHP from the coding sequence ATGGCCAAATCGGCATCGTCCCTGCTGATCCTGGCGGTCGTGGTGGCCGCGGCGTGCttcggcgcggcggcggcagcgcgcggcgtcccggcggagaagaaggacgAGGTGAAGCGGCCGGAGACGATCCAGGAGGGGACGGTGCTGATCCCGGGGATTGGGCGGTACGAGCTGGGAACTCACTACAGGCCGGACATCGGCGGGCTCGACCACAGCATCCCCGCCGCGGCCCACGGGCAGTTCATGCCCGGGGCCGACGACACCTGGGTCCCCAACCCCGGCTTCGAGGTGCCCAACCCATTCCACCCCTGA